The following coding sequences lie in one Streptomyces sp. NBC_00510 genomic window:
- the hydA gene encoding dihydropyrimidinase: protein MSRIVIRGGLVVTAAEEVHADVLVERGRVAALASHDSDAAQGWTASADRVINATGKYVIPGGVDAHTHMELPFGGTHASDTFETGTRAAAWGGTTTIVDFAVQSVGESLRAGLDAWHAKADAQCAVDYGFHMILSDVNEDTLKEMDILVEEGVTSFKLFMAYPGVFYSDDGRILRAMQRGADNGGLIMMHAENGIAIDVLVEQALAAGKTDPRYHGEVRHALLEAEATHRAIRLAQVAGSPLYVVHVSAQQAVEQIALARDEGLNVFGETCPQYLFLSTDNLAEPDFEGAKYVCSTPLRPREHQAVLWRALRTNDLQVVSTDHCPFCFVGQKELGRGDFSKIPNGLPGVENRMDLLHQAVVDGHISRRRWIEIACATPARMFGLYPRKGTIAPGADADIVIYDPDAEQVMSASTHHMNVDYSAYEGRRITGRVETVLSRGEPVIDGREYVGRAGHGQYTPRGTCQYLI, encoded by the coding sequence ATGAGCCGCATCGTCATCCGGGGCGGACTGGTCGTCACCGCCGCGGAGGAGGTCCACGCCGACGTCCTCGTCGAGAGGGGCAGGGTCGCCGCCCTCGCGTCGCACGACTCCGACGCGGCGCAGGGCTGGACCGCGTCCGCCGACCGCGTCATCAACGCGACCGGGAAGTACGTCATCCCGGGCGGTGTCGACGCGCACACCCACATGGAGCTGCCCTTCGGCGGCACCCACGCCTCGGACACCTTCGAGACCGGCACCCGGGCCGCCGCCTGGGGCGGTACGACGACGATCGTGGACTTCGCCGTCCAGTCGGTAGGCGAGTCGCTGCGCGCCGGACTCGACGCCTGGCACGCCAAGGCCGACGCCCAGTGCGCCGTCGACTACGGCTTCCACATGATCCTCTCCGACGTGAACGAGGACACCCTCAAGGAGATGGACATCCTCGTCGAGGAGGGCGTCACCAGCTTCAAGCTGTTCATGGCCTACCCCGGCGTCTTCTACAGCGACGACGGCCGCATCCTGCGCGCCATGCAGCGCGGTGCCGACAACGGCGGCCTGATCATGATGCACGCGGAGAACGGCATCGCCATCGACGTGCTCGTCGAGCAGGCGCTGGCCGCGGGCAAGACCGACCCCCGCTACCACGGCGAGGTGCGCCACGCGCTCCTCGAGGCCGAGGCGACCCACCGTGCCATCCGGCTCGCCCAGGTCGCGGGCTCCCCGCTCTACGTCGTCCACGTCTCGGCGCAACAGGCCGTCGAGCAGATCGCCCTCGCCAGGGACGAGGGGCTGAACGTGTTCGGGGAGACGTGCCCGCAGTACCTGTTCCTGTCCACGGACAACCTGGCCGAGCCGGACTTCGAGGGCGCCAAGTACGTCTGTTCCACGCCGCTGCGGCCCAGGGAGCACCAGGCGGTGCTCTGGCGGGCCCTGCGGACCAACGACCTGCAGGTGGTGTCCACGGACCACTGCCCGTTCTGCTTCGTGGGGCAGAAGGAGCTGGGCCGGGGTGACTTCTCCAAGATCCCCAACGGTCTGCCGGGGGTGGAGAACCGGATGGACCTGCTCCATCAGGCGGTGGTGGACGGGCACATCAGCCGGCGCCGGTGGATCGAGATCGCCTGCGCGACCCCGGCGCGGATGTTCGGGCTGTATCCGCGCAAGGGCACCATCGCGCCGGGCGCGGACGCCGACATCGTCATCTACGACCCCGATGCGGAGCAGGTCATGTCCGCCTCCACGCACCACATGAACGTCGACTACTCGGCCTACGAGGGCCGGCGGATCACCGGCCGGGTCGAGACCGTGCTCTCCCGCGGCGAGCCCGTCATCGACGGCCGGGAGTACGTCGGACGGGCGGGCCACGGCCAGTACACCCCGCGCGGAACCTGCCAGTACCTCATCTGA
- a CDS encoding endonuclease/exonuclease/phosphatase family protein gives MRLATFNVLHGLPIRDGRPAPFPGGAAAGEPLARAVASLDADVLALQELDRFQERSGRVDQAAAAAAASGARDWRYASAVHGRSVPGTGWVPDPAVPGMRVYGPKDADRGEGPPSHGIALVTRLPVREWRARRLSPSPVGMPLRVPGLAGLRMMADQPRCALAAVLEGARGPFTVVAVHLSFVPGWNVGQLTAVRRWIAGLPRPHLLLGDLNLVGPVPPMALGGAWRALARTRTYPSHRPVVQFDHVLAAGVGRAAVRSAWAPAVPVSDHRPLVVDLEL, from the coding sequence ATGAGGCTCGCGACGTTCAACGTGCTGCACGGCCTGCCGATCAGGGACGGCAGACCGGCCCCCTTCCCCGGCGGTGCCGCCGCCGGGGAGCCGCTCGCCCGCGCCGTCGCGTCCCTGGACGCCGACGTCCTCGCGCTGCAGGAGCTCGACCGCTTCCAGGAACGGTCCGGCCGGGTCGACCAGGCCGCGGCCGCCGCCGCGGCGTCGGGCGCCCGGGACTGGCGCTACGCGTCGGCGGTCCACGGGCGCTCGGTACCGGGCACCGGGTGGGTGCCCGATCCGGCCGTGCCCGGGATGCGGGTGTACGGGCCCAAGGACGCGGACCGGGGCGAGGGTCCGCCGTCCCACGGGATCGCCCTGGTCACCCGGCTCCCCGTACGGGAATGGCGGGCCCGGCGGCTGTCCCCCTCGCCCGTGGGCATGCCCCTGCGGGTGCCCGGGCTCGCCGGACTCCGGATGATGGCCGACCAGCCGCGCTGCGCGCTGGCCGCCGTCCTGGAGGGCGCGCGCGGCCCGTTCACGGTGGTCGCCGTGCACCTGTCGTTCGTCCCCGGCTGGAACGTGGGCCAGTTGACCGCGGTCCGCCGCTGGATCGCCGGCCTGCCCCGGCCCCATCTGCTGCTGGGCGACCTCAACCTGGTGGGCCCGGTGCCGCCGATGGCGTTGGGCGGGGCCTGGCGGGCGCTGGCCCGTACGCGTACCTACCCCTCGCACCGTCCCGTGGTGCAGTTCGACCACGTGCTGGCGGCAGGGGTCGGGCGGGCCGCCGTGCGCTCCGCGTGGGCGCCGGCCGTGCCGGTCTCCGACCACCGGCCGCTCGTCGTCGACCTGGAGCTCTGA